One Cyprinus carpio isolate SPL01 chromosome A16, ASM1834038v1, whole genome shotgun sequence genomic region harbors:
- the rrp15 gene encoding RRP15-like protein isoform X2 has translation MATLMKKPHVVVEEGNEEECDVSDDSISNDGESGSGSDQEGSGVGSDVEDSGDEDGKTEEGQNGDGVENPNVGWAEAMAKVLGKKTPDSKPSILLKNKELDKIREKEKKERLEKKKQMDKKRAWEDMCREKPDVVRDREHERNLQKIATRGVVQLFNAVKKHQKNVDDRIKEVGGSERKKSRILSSVTKKDFIDVLRGADVAHKPAVKKEKVPVEVKGENPSWSVLRDDFMMGTSMKDWDKESDEESEGGEGGGEDNLEPGEDYSSESD, from the exons ATGGCGACGCTCATGAAGAAGCCACATGTCGTTGTCGAAGAGGGAAATG AGGAAGAGTGTGACGTCTCTGATGACAGCATCAGTAATGATGGAGAGAGCGGATCAGGAAGTGATCAGGAGGGGTCCGGTGTGGGAAGTGATGTAGAGGACAGCGGTGATGAGGATGGAAAGACTGAAGAAGGACAGAATGGAGATGGTGTGGAAAATCCCAATGTCGGATGGGCCGAAGCCATGGCCAAAGTCCTGGGGAAGAAAACGCCAGACAGCAAACCCAGCATCCTCCTGAAGAACAAAGAGCTGGACAAGATCAGAGAGAAGGAGAAGAAAGAGCGCCTGGAGAAAAAGAAACAG ATGGATAAGAAACGAGCGTGGGAGGATATGTGCAGAGAGAAGCCTGACGTGGTTCGAGACCGAGAGCACGAGAGGAACCTACAGAAGATTGCTACCAG AGGTGTGGTGCAGTTGTTCAACGCCGTGAAGAAGCATCAGAAGAACGTGGATGACAGGATAAAGGAGGTTGGGGGTTCAGAGAGAAAGAAATCCAGAATTCTGTCCTCGGTGACTAAGAAGGACTTCATTGATGTCTTGAGAGGAGCAGACGTGGCTCACAAACCGGCCGTTAAAAAAGAGAAAGTG CCTGTAGAAGTGAAGGGGGAGAATCCGTCCTGGAGCGTGTTGAGGGATGATTTTATGATGGGCACATCCATGAAGGACTGGGATAAGGAGAGCGACGAAGAGAGTGAAggaggagagggaggaggagaaGACAACCTTGAGCCTGGTGAAGACTACAGCAGCGAATCAGACTGA
- the rrp15 gene encoding RRP15-like protein isoform X1 yields the protein MATLMKKPHVVVEEGNEEECDVSDDSISNDGESGSGSDQEGSGVGSDVEDSGDEDGKTEEGQNGDGVENPNVGWAEAMAKVLGKKTPDSKPSILLKNKELDKIREKEKKERLEKKKQMDKKRAWEDMCREKPDVVRDREHERNLQKIATRGVVQLFNAVKKHQKNVDDRIKEVGGSERKKSRILSSVTKKDFIDVLRGADVAHKPAVKKEKVQPVEVKGENPSWSVLRDDFMMGTSMKDWDKESDEESEGGEGGGEDNLEPGEDYSSESD from the exons ATGGCGACGCTCATGAAGAAGCCACATGTCGTTGTCGAAGAGGGAAATG AGGAAGAGTGTGACGTCTCTGATGACAGCATCAGTAATGATGGAGAGAGCGGATCAGGAAGTGATCAGGAGGGGTCCGGTGTGGGAAGTGATGTAGAGGACAGCGGTGATGAGGATGGAAAGACTGAAGAAGGACAGAATGGAGATGGTGTGGAAAATCCCAATGTCGGATGGGCCGAAGCCATGGCCAAAGTCCTGGGGAAGAAAACGCCAGACAGCAAACCCAGCATCCTCCTGAAGAACAAAGAGCTGGACAAGATCAGAGAGAAGGAGAAGAAAGAGCGCCTGGAGAAAAAGAAACAG ATGGATAAGAAACGAGCGTGGGAGGATATGTGCAGAGAGAAGCCTGACGTGGTTCGAGACCGAGAGCACGAGAGGAACCTACAGAAGATTGCTACCAG AGGTGTGGTGCAGTTGTTCAACGCCGTGAAGAAGCATCAGAAGAACGTGGATGACAGGATAAAGGAGGTTGGGGGTTCAGAGAGAAAGAAATCCAGAATTCTGTCCTCGGTGACTAAGAAGGACTTCATTGATGTCTTGAGAGGAGCAGACGTGGCTCACAAACCGGCCGTTAAAAAAGAGAAAGTG CAGCCTGTAGAAGTGAAGGGGGAGAATCCGTCCTGGAGCGTGTTGAGGGATGATTTTATGATGGGCACATCCATGAAGGACTGGGATAAGGAGAGCGACGAAGAGAGTGAAggaggagagggaggaggagaaGACAACCTTGAGCCTGGTGAAGACTACAGCAGCGAATCAGACTGA